One Haloplanus sp. HW8-1 DNA segment encodes these proteins:
- a CDS encoding transcription initiation factor IIB, whose protein sequence is MNERTNEERPDTVSRKNGTDAPSSSETGDGQSVTDAVSVENGDERHSQTTCPECHGRLRRADDEVDAVCDDCGLVVSDATLDTNIKLYTPNGTGDEDSRVGPASTNLLHDKGLSTMIGWQNTDAKGNALSGEQRQQMRRLRRWDERFRRRSSADRNLIHALGEINRMASALGAPDSTRETAGVIYRRALADGLVTGRAVESVATAAIYAASRMDGVPRSTDEVSAVSRVEQIRVERAYRHVSRELGLEIAPTDPRSFIGRIASDVECTDATEREARRLAGIAVENGVHSGKHPVGIAAGALYAAAKRCDESLRQTDIADATDVSEMTIRNRYPEILAATDTEDE, encoded by the coding sequence ATGAACGAGCGCACTAACGAAGAGCGACCGGACACAGTTTCCCGCAAAAACGGTACTGATGCGCCCTCATCGAGCGAAACTGGCGACGGACAGTCTGTTACCGACGCAGTTTCGGTGGAGAATGGGGACGAACGGCACAGTCAGACTACGTGTCCGGAGTGTCACGGGCGACTTCGTCGAGCCGATGATGAGGTTGATGCGGTCTGTGACGACTGTGGACTCGTCGTTTCAGACGCGACGCTTGATACGAACATCAAACTGTACACGCCGAACGGCACCGGCGATGAGGACTCCCGCGTCGGACCAGCAAGCACGAACCTCTTACACGATAAGGGGTTGTCGACGATGATTGGGTGGCAAAACACAGATGCGAAGGGGAACGCGCTGTCAGGAGAACAGCGACAACAGATGCGCCGCCTGCGACGGTGGGATGAGCGCTTCCGACGGCGCTCATCTGCGGATAGGAATCTCATACATGCACTCGGTGAGATCAACCGCATGGCTTCCGCGCTTGGTGCGCCGGACAGCACCCGAGAGACAGCAGGCGTCATCTATCGTCGCGCACTTGCGGACGGACTCGTTACGGGTCGAGCCGTTGAAAGCGTCGCCACTGCGGCGATATACGCGGCGAGTCGCATGGACGGTGTCCCGCGCTCTACCGACGAGGTCTCGGCAGTGAGCCGCGTCGAACAAATTCGCGTTGAGCGGGCATATCGACACGTCTCACGTGAACTCGGGTTAGAAATCGCCCCGACAGACCCCCGTTCGTTCATCGGACGGATCGCGTCGGACGTGGAGTGTACGGACGCAACAGAGCGAGAGGCACGACGTCTCGCCGGAATAGCGGTTGAAAACGGCGTTCACAGCGGGAAACATCCGGTAGGCATCGCCGCTGGGGCATTGTACGCGGCCGCTAAGCGATGCGATGAGTCGCTCCGACAGACAGATATCGCTGATGCTACGGACGTGAGCGAGATGACGATACGGAACCGGTATCCTGAGATTTTGGCCGCAACAGATACGGAGGATGAGTAG
- a CDS encoding DUF7563 family protein produces the protein MPECAHCGGHVSQRFVTVFGLDGGDVVACPACSGRAHIAETIVDRY, from the coding sequence ATGCCGGAATGCGCCCACTGCGGCGGACACGTCTCACAGCGATTCGTCACCGTGTTCGGGTTAGACGGTGGTGACGTAGTTGCCTGTCCAGCATGTTCCGGTCGGGCACATATCGCAGAGACGATCGTGGATCGGTACTAG
- the sufB gene encoding Fe-S cluster assembly protein SufB gives MSSKQDDLKETNTEARFEFKKEEKSAFQTEKGLTEETVRVISEDKDEPEWMLERRLRALEQFQEMPMPTDWPGQPDLSEVDVDEIVPYIRPDVDVRAGVDDWTELPDDIKDTFDKLGIPEAEKNALSGVGAQYESEVVYQNMQERWEEKGVIFCNMDEAVQEHEELVREHFMTKCVPPSDNKFAALHGAIWSGGSFVYVPENTTVDMPVQAYFRMNSEGMGQFEHTLIIAEEGSEVHYIEGCSAPKYSKFNLHCGGVEVFVDEDAHVQYSTVQNWSKNTYNLNTKRAIAEKGGRMEWISGSMGSKATMLYPSSILKGRGASDNHITIAFAGEGQDIDTGAKVYHNAPDTKSTVESKSIAKDGGRTNYRGLVHIADGAENSSTAVECDALMFDNESTSDTMPYMEINESKVDVAHEATVGKIGDEDIFYLQSRGLDDDDAKQMIVSGFIEPITEELPIEYAVELNRLVELEMEGSLG, from the coding sequence ATGAGTTCAAAACAAGACGATCTCAAAGAGACGAACACCGAGGCCCGTTTCGAGTTCAAAAAGGAGGAGAAGTCTGCCTTCCAGACCGAGAAGGGGCTCACCGAGGAGACGGTCCGCGTCATCTCGGAGGACAAAGACGAACCGGAGTGGATGCTGGAGCGGCGCCTGCGCGCGCTCGAACAGTTCCAAGAGATGCCAATGCCGACCGACTGGCCCGGCCAGCCGGACCTCTCGGAGGTCGATGTCGACGAGATCGTCCCCTACATTCGGCCGGACGTCGACGTCCGCGCCGGCGTGGACGACTGGACCGAACTTCCAGACGACATCAAAGACACCTTCGACAAGCTGGGCATCCCCGAAGCCGAGAAAAACGCCCTCTCCGGCGTCGGCGCGCAGTACGAATCGGAGGTTGTCTACCAGAACATGCAGGAGCGCTGGGAGGAGAAGGGCGTCATCTTCTGTAACATGGACGAGGCGGTCCAAGAGCACGAAGAACTCGTCCGCGAGCACTTCATGACGAAGTGCGTCCCCCCGAGCGACAACAAGTTCGCGGCGCTCCACGGCGCCATCTGGTCGGGTGGCTCGTTCGTCTACGTGCCCGAAAACACCACCGTCGACATGCCGGTGCAGGCGTACTTCCGCATGAACTCCGAGGGGATGGGCCAGTTCGAGCACACGCTCATCATCGCCGAAGAAGGCTCGGAGGTTCACTACATCGAGGGCTGCTCGGCGCCGAAGTACTCGAAGTTCAATCTTCACTGTGGCGGCGTCGAGGTGTTCGTCGACGAGGACGCGCACGTCCAGTACTCGACCGTCCAGAACTGGTCGAAGAACACCTACAACCTGAACACGAAGCGCGCCATCGCCGAGAAGGGTGGGCGCATGGAGTGGATCTCCGGTTCGATGGGGTCGAAGGCGACGATGCTGTACCCGTCGTCGATCCTGAAGGGGCGCGGCGCCTCCGACAACCACATCACCATCGCCTTCGCGGGCGAGGGCCAGGACATCGACACCGGCGCGAAGGTGTACCACAACGCGCCGGACACGAAGTCCACCGTCGAGTCGAAATCGATCGCGAAGGACGGCGGCCGCACGAACTACCGCGGCCTCGTCCACATCGCGGACGGCGCGGAGAACTCCTCGACCGCCGTGGAGTGCGACGCGCTGATGTTCGACAACGAGTCGACGTCGGACACGATGCCGTACATGGAGATCAACGAGTCGAAGGTCGACGTCGCCCACGAGGCGACCGTCGGCAAGATCGGCGACGAGGACATCTTCTACCTCCAGTCGCGCGGTCTCGACGACGACGACGCCAAGCAGATGATCGTCTCGGGCTTCATCGAGCCTATCACCGAAGAGCTGCCGATCGAGTACGCCGTTGAGCTCAACCGGCTCGTCGAACTCGAGATGGAGGGCTCGCTGGGGTAA
- a CDS encoding sulfite exporter TauE/SafE family protein, producing MIESLLRIDVMLFVLIGVLGGAHCIGMCGPLVTMYSKQMTPQPDGGAVTANDGRAGHLTTYEVRQHFLFNVGRATTYAIFGALFGALGSVVFVTADQLTPIADLLRGAVGLAVGGFIVATGVRYVIGGSGGDIRIPGVQRVTSWLATRVHRHVNSPSIVGLGAVHALLPCPMLYPAYLFAFASGSPTTGAIALGALGIGTIPAVFLYGTIIQSIDVAHRRRVHRLLGVVFVVLGYVLFAHGLMALGIHLPHPMFPHYQPLGGMGH from the coding sequence ATGATCGAGTCGCTCCTCCGGATTGACGTCATGCTCTTCGTCCTCATCGGCGTACTGGGCGGCGCGCACTGTATCGGGATGTGCGGTCCGCTTGTGACGATGTACTCGAAGCAGATGACGCCGCAGCCTGACGGCGGGGCGGTGACGGCCAACGACGGGCGTGCCGGTCATCTCACGACCTACGAGGTTCGCCAGCACTTCCTGTTCAACGTCGGCCGGGCGACGACGTACGCAATTTTTGGGGCCCTCTTTGGTGCACTTGGGAGCGTCGTGTTCGTCACCGCTGACCAGTTGACACCGATCGCTGATCTCCTGCGGGGTGCTGTCGGTCTCGCGGTAGGGGGATTCATCGTGGCGACGGGCGTTCGGTACGTCATCGGGGGGAGTGGAGGCGATATCCGAATACCCGGCGTACAGCGCGTCACGTCGTGGCTTGCGACGAGAGTTCACCGACACGTGAATAGCCCGAGTATTGTCGGCCTCGGCGCCGTCCACGCGCTTCTTCCCTGCCCGATGCTGTATCCCGCGTATCTGTTCGCCTTCGCGAGCGGATCCCCGACCACTGGGGCAATCGCTCTCGGCGCCCTCGGTATCGGGACGATCCCGGCCGTCTTCCTCTATGGAACGATTATCCAGTCGATCGACGTTGCCCACCGGCGTCGAGTCCATCGGTTGCTTGGCGTTGTGTTCGTTGTGCTGGGGTACGTGTTGTTCGCGCACGGACTGATGGCACTCGGTATACACCTCCCACACCCAATGTTCCCACATTATCAGCCTCTCGGTGGGATGGGACACTGA
- a CDS encoding transposase — translation MRSLCEAYQLGITIRNKLKETDLVTAFEKLDHSIDAIEDGYPAWHPAPLSFRAMVLSFVFMEITGDSYANFTRRLTRQPEVATILGFSRVPDESAFSRAWRNRFDDATHEYIHAAAHFVVKEVHDRSISAPEVRPKAEIVDNEQEDTDSVEDESFSQEEIVQTTRLARDHAFGHFDSDRAPNASYEDTQFFELQTFMGMVRCGATQGATRFQYRRGEDYGPHGDTHLRTVKQFDPDELVDGFNETTDRLLSVIASEASFRRPVTAAIDITTIPYYGDVEGMPMVSGTKDRDGRAFKFATLSIIGQNIPLVLAVEPVRESSEWDENPSNQIHRTVRRLVRRAKEHVPIETVLCDREFDSIRVFQTLSNLDVNYLIPKRVSSSERDVLKQMGEDDQEVAVESASVHVESGSHPMRLLYVPSTSGEGTAVFATNFRVGPGEAETFCRRYSHRWQIESEYKSIKGDFLAKTSSKDYRVRLFYFVFAVLLYNIWRLTDFLLKAGVDGEMDYAPVLTAGECVELVASSLIPHD, via the coding sequence ATGCGCTCTCTGTGTGAAGCGTACCAACTGGGGATTACTATTCGGAACAAACTCAAAGAAACCGATCTCGTCACCGCGTTCGAGAAGCTCGATCATTCGATAGATGCTATCGAAGACGGGTATCCAGCGTGGCATCCTGCGCCGCTCTCCTTTCGCGCAATGGTTCTCTCGTTCGTGTTCATGGAGATAACGGGTGACTCATACGCCAACTTCACTCGACGACTCACCCGACAACCGGAAGTAGCGACTATCCTCGGCTTCAGTCGAGTGCCCGACGAATCAGCATTCTCTCGTGCGTGGCGAAATCGATTCGACGACGCGACCCACGAATACATCCACGCTGCCGCCCACTTCGTTGTCAAAGAAGTCCATGATCGCAGCATCTCAGCGCCGGAGGTGCGGCCTAAGGCAGAGATCGTCGACAATGAGCAAGAAGATACAGACTCAGTAGAAGACGAATCCTTCTCACAGGAGGAGATTGTTCAGACAACGCGCCTCGCGCGTGATCACGCCTTCGGACACTTCGACTCTGATCGGGCGCCGAACGCCTCGTACGAGGACACGCAATTTTTCGAGTTACAGACATTCATGGGGATGGTTCGGTGCGGAGCCACGCAGGGAGCTACTCGCTTTCAGTACCGGCGTGGCGAGGACTACGGCCCGCATGGCGATACCCACCTTCGCACCGTCAAGCAGTTCGATCCTGACGAGCTCGTCGACGGCTTCAACGAGACAACGGATCGCTTGCTTTCCGTGATTGCTTCTGAAGCATCGTTCCGCCGGCCAGTCACTGCCGCGATCGATATCACGACCATTCCCTACTACGGGGATGTCGAAGGGATGCCGATGGTCAGTGGAACGAAGGACAGAGACGGTCGAGCGTTTAAATTTGCGACCCTCTCGATCATCGGACAGAACATCCCGCTGGTCTTAGCTGTCGAGCCGGTTCGAGAGAGTTCTGAGTGGGATGAGAACCCGTCGAATCAGATCCATCGTACTGTTCGGCGACTCGTTCGACGAGCGAAAGAGCATGTTCCAATCGAGACAGTGCTGTGTGATCGGGAGTTCGATTCGATACGCGTGTTTCAGACGCTCTCAAACCTCGATGTGAACTACCTCATTCCGAAGCGAGTCTCCAGCTCTGAACGGGATGTACTCAAACAAATGGGGGAAGACGACCAAGAGGTGGCTGTTGAGTCGGCTTCTGTCCATGTGGAATCTGGATCGCATCCAATGCGGCTCCTGTACGTGCCGTCGACGAGTGGGGAAGGAACGGCCGTCTTCGCGACGAATTTCCGAGTGGGACCCGGTGAGGCCGAGACGTTCTGTAGACGGTATAGTCACCGGTGGCAAATCGAGAGCGAGTACAAATCGATCAAAGGTGACTTTCTCGCGAAGACCTCCTCGAAAGACTACCGCGTTCGCTTGTTCTACTTCGTGTTCGCGGTCCTCTTGTACAATATCTGGCGGCTCACCGACTTCCTGCTGAAAGCAGGCGTCGACGGTGAGATGGACTACGCACCCGTGTTGACTGCGGGTGAGTGTGTTGAACTCGTTGCCTCGTCGTTGATTCCACACGACTAA
- a CDS encoding phage integrase SAM-like domain-containing protein: MPNRALSTPFDDSFERYLQDKGKGRGGDGGNYRRNAARELERFAEWAAGDRRADDWTGIVPNDVDREPTFDDLDERVFREYARHLGGDRGLKQNTVQTYYRYISAWCGWCVNEGYLEAHYAQRASAMAPLPEDDGRKPGDQQAWTSEQRHALTRHVGERARDAVEAYTTLPEDTDLLDKQRARYAALKAARDRALVFVLAYTAVRVGELLRDPNDPRRRGVRWEDLSLDDGSMDVYRKKQQWDAASLPDPVISPLRSYHQLMNPPTERWPVFPTFDQRTLAGLVLDELADRGERPEAITERREEYARDLLLALDEDIRPPSITTDGARSVLQRLSEAAEIDIDHPKHDYLAPHGGRRGMGEVLVRAFGYTVAARYLDNSEEMVRERYSYIEAGELGDVATEALEEIDDVG, translated from the coding sequence ATGCCTAACCGAGCGCTTTCGACGCCGTTCGACGACAGCTTCGAGCGCTACCTCCAAGACAAGGGGAAAGGCCGCGGCGGCGACGGTGGGAACTATCGACGTAACGCTGCACGCGAGCTCGAACGATTCGCCGAGTGGGCCGCCGGCGACCGCCGCGCCGACGACTGGACCGGGATCGTCCCCAACGACGTCGACCGCGAGCCGACCTTTGACGATCTCGACGAACGCGTGTTCCGGGAGTACGCCCGACATCTCGGTGGTGACCGTGGCCTCAAGCAGAACACCGTCCAAACCTATTACCGCTATATCTCTGCGTGGTGTGGCTGGTGCGTCAACGAGGGATATCTCGAGGCGCATTACGCACAGCGGGCCAGTGCGATGGCGCCGCTGCCGGAGGACGACGGCCGCAAGCCCGGCGACCAGCAGGCCTGGACGTCCGAACAGCGCCACGCCCTCACCCGCCACGTCGGCGAACGGGCCCGCGACGCCGTCGAGGCGTACACGACACTCCCAGAGGATACTGACCTCCTCGACAAGCAGCGAGCACGCTATGCGGCGCTGAAGGCGGCTCGTGACCGGGCGCTGGTGTTCGTCCTCGCGTACACCGCTGTTCGGGTCGGGGAGCTACTTCGGGATCCGAACGACCCACGCCGGCGGGGCGTCCGCTGGGAAGACCTCTCCCTTGACGACGGGAGTATGGACGTCTATCGGAAGAAACAGCAGTGGGACGCCGCCAGTCTTCCCGACCCGGTGATCTCGCCGCTACGGAGCTACCACCAGCTGATGAACCCGCCGACAGAGCGCTGGCCGGTGTTTCCGACGTTCGACCAACGGACGCTCGCGGGACTCGTCTTGGATGAGCTCGCCGACCGAGGGGAACGCCCAGAAGCAATTACTGAGCGGCGTGAAGAATACGCTCGCGACCTACTGCTTGCGCTCGATGAGGACATTCGACCGCCGTCGATTACAACAGATGGAGCACGGTCGGTTCTCCAGCGACTCTCAGAGGCTGCCGAGATCGACATCGACCATCCGAAACACGACTATCTTGCACCCCACGGCGGTCGACGTGGGATGGGTGAGGTCCTCGTCCGCGCGTTCGGGTACACCGTAGCAGCTCGGTATCTCGATAACTCCGAAGAGATGGTTCGCGAACGATACTCATATATCGAGGCTGGCGAGTTGGGGGACGTGGCCACGGAGGCTCTCGAAGAAATTGATGATGTCGGGTAG
- a CDS encoding MBL fold metallo-hydrolase: MSETVQEPDGEESQNEYIPRVGGEIDLDISVDSDSPFVVIPRGGAKEIGRSCYQVETRNGTYLVDVGLNQGDGGLFPDLRGLDEGQIDAVFLTHAHIDHVGSLPLLESHDFLSDQAPVITTRPTAALADTLLRDSLKLHRRATQKPGREQQYSETDLRKVIDRFRPCGYQAADLSDHVAHIEDTETLHFEFGNAAHLLGSAWLALTVDGSRVVFSGDIGGRSNHLPEIDEPPQADALFLESTYGDTHSHTSATDTRTDIYNEAIDAATDGKPVLIPCFGVGRSQELLYMFKNRVHTLPEEDRKQLNVVYDGMAQSATDTYNEHCRSEFAAESIRNYIVNSGDQQPFLFDQASAARRMPMSREELLEADETPIIIAPSGMLSGGFSPTYLLEFCQRYDDARVILCGYQAEGTPGRQLEDAIEEDLERVGVTLPSNGLNGGIPDEGEGTRVKVPVSWISRYHGLSAHAARNTLLQFARQVSPSQVYLIHGEQEQQEKMAQHLRDNLDSVSKIQLTGMMHPVSVSPDLPEEEIVGDRPAKRILDERGADIEVGDSAQFGSDAVHGTLSEFSDQIEALELALRTLSGQLAVERHDSGFSEEDIRQIVRDEMDEIVREAVEENQSN; encoded by the coding sequence ATGAGTGAAACAGTTCAGGAACCTGATGGCGAGGAGTCGCAAAATGAATACATCCCACGAGTCGGTGGGGAGATTGATCTTGATATTTCGGTTGACAGCGACTCCCCGTTCGTGGTTATCCCTCGTGGGGGAGCAAAGGAGATCGGCCGGAGTTGCTATCAGGTTGAGACGCGTAATGGAACGTATCTCGTCGACGTCGGACTGAATCAAGGTGACGGGGGATTATTCCCTGATTTGAGGGGACTCGATGAGGGACAGATAGACGCGGTTTTTCTCACCCATGCTCATATCGACCACGTCGGCTCGCTTCCTCTGTTGGAGAGTCACGACTTCCTCTCTGATCAGGCACCAGTGATTACAACGAGGCCAACAGCTGCGCTTGCAGACACATTACTCCGAGATTCACTGAAGCTTCACCGGCGAGCGACGCAAAAACCGGGGAGAGAACAACAGTACTCGGAAACAGACCTGAGGAAAGTTATCGACCGATTCCGCCCCTGTGGATACCAGGCGGCAGATTTGAGTGATCACGTCGCACATATCGAAGATACGGAAACGCTTCACTTCGAATTCGGAAATGCAGCCCACCTACTGGGTAGTGCTTGGTTAGCACTAACAGTAGACGGTTCACGGGTTGTCTTCTCAGGAGACATTGGCGGCCGGTCGAATCATCTCCCCGAAATTGATGAGCCTCCGCAGGCTGACGCCCTCTTCCTTGAATCGACGTATGGGGACACCCATTCGCATACCAGTGCCACTGACACCCGAACGGACATCTATAACGAAGCCATCGACGCAGCCACCGATGGGAAGCCAGTACTCATCCCCTGCTTCGGGGTTGGACGCTCCCAAGAGCTGCTCTATATGTTCAAAAACCGGGTTCATACGCTTCCTGAAGAGGACCGAAAGCAGCTCAACGTAGTCTATGATGGAATGGCGCAAAGCGCCACTGACACGTATAACGAGCACTGTAGAAGCGAGTTCGCAGCCGAATCGATTCGGAACTACATAGTAAATTCAGGTGACCAACAACCATTCCTCTTCGATCAGGCATCGGCCGCTAGACGAATGCCGATGTCTCGCGAAGAATTGCTCGAAGCTGATGAGACACCGATCATCATTGCTCCATCTGGAATGCTCTCGGGTGGGTTCTCACCGACCTACTTACTTGAATTCTGCCAGCGGTACGATGATGCACGCGTAATTCTCTGTGGGTATCAAGCCGAGGGGACACCTGGTCGTCAATTGGAGGACGCTATTGAGGAAGATCTCGAGAGAGTTGGTGTCACTCTTCCCTCGAACGGACTTAACGGAGGGATACCAGATGAGGGCGAGGGAACCCGCGTGAAGGTGCCCGTAAGCTGGATAAGTCGATATCATGGCCTCTCAGCTCACGCAGCGCGAAATACGTTGCTTCAATTCGCTCGCCAAGTCTCACCATCCCAAGTGTACCTTATTCACGGTGAACAGGAGCAACAAGAGAAGATGGCGCAGCACTTGAGAGATAATCTAGACTCGGTTTCCAAGATCCAGTTGACGGGAATGATGCATCCGGTATCTGTGTCGCCGGATCTTCCCGAAGAAGAGATCGTGGGTGACAGGCCTGCGAAGCGAATACTAGACGAGCGTGGTGCTGACATTGAGGTTGGCGATAGTGCCCAATTCGGTTCAGACGCAGTCCACGGGACGTTATCCGAGTTCAGTGATCAAATCGAAGCTCTTGAATTAGCCTTGCGCACGTTGAGTGGTCAGCTCGCCGTTGAACGACATGATAGTGGATTTTCGGAAGAAGATATACGCCAAATTGTCCGAGATGAGATGGACGAGATTGTCCGTGAAGCAGTTGAAGAGAATCAATCCAACTGA
- the xseA gene encoding exodeoxyribonuclease VII large subunit: MADASDADRQAVEPESGEVLSVSQLNDRIVSIVQDTPALNGVRCIGEVTDLHQNSTALYFTLTDGDAELPCMIWANRYRKMDADLEDGTEVILEGDIDYWVEGGKIDLKPWEVIVVGDGDQAAAVERLRSELEERGWFDDDQKQSPPAFPERVGVVTSLRGDARYDIQSAIHEQDPTVDILVKDATVQGSEAPTSIANGIHHLDRSEDVDSIIVGRGGGSDSNLQAFNTERVAEAIFTANTPIVTAIGHTDDRLIADRVADMTAITPTAAGEYIVKSRNEFLASEIDLLEQQLEAAYETFEQEHEHEQELTEAVEQATAPEGLSPVYYKAAIAVLLVLLLLITALWLGVI; this comes from the coding sequence ATGGCGGACGCATCGGATGCTGACCGGCAGGCGGTCGAGCCTGAGTCAGGAGAGGTCCTCAGCGTGTCACAGCTGAACGACCGGATTGTGTCGATCGTCCAGGACACGCCTGCCCTCAACGGCGTCCGCTGTATCGGCGAAGTCACTGATCTCCACCAGAACAGTACAGCGCTCTACTTCACGCTCACCGATGGCGACGCCGAGCTCCCCTGTATGATCTGGGCGAACCGCTATCGGAAGATGGACGCCGACCTCGAGGACGGCACCGAGGTCATCCTCGAAGGCGATATCGACTACTGGGTCGAAGGTGGGAAAATCGACCTCAAACCGTGGGAGGTGATCGTCGTCGGTGACGGCGACCAAGCGGCTGCCGTCGAGCGGCTGCGAAGCGAACTAGAAGAGCGTGGCTGGTTCGACGACGACCAGAAACAGAGCCCGCCGGCGTTCCCAGAGCGGGTTGGGGTCGTAACCTCCCTCCGTGGCGATGCCCGCTATGACATCCAGAGCGCGATCCACGAGCAGGACCCCACCGTCGATATCTTAGTGAAGGATGCGACCGTCCAGGGGTCGGAGGCACCGACGTCCATCGCGAACGGGATTCACCATTTGGATCGGTCAGAGGACGTCGATTCGATCATTGTCGGGCGGGGCGGTGGAAGCGATTCGAACCTTCAGGCGTTCAATACCGAGCGGGTCGCAGAGGCGATCTTCACTGCGAACACGCCGATCGTCACGGCAATTGGCCATACAGACGACCGGTTGATCGCGGACCGAGTGGCGGATATGACCGCGATCACACCGACAGCGGCCGGCGAGTACATCGTGAAATCCCGGAATGAATTCCTCGCCAGCGAAATCGACCTGCTTGAGCAACAGCTTGAGGCCGCGTACGAGACCTTTGAGCAGGAGCACGAACACGAACAAGAACTAACCGAGGCCGTTGAACAGGCGACCGCCCCTGAGGGGTTGTCGCCGGTCTACTACAAAGCCGCAATCGCCGTGCTACTGGTGCTGTTGCTGCTCATCACCGCACTTTGGCTAGGGGTGATCTAA
- the xseB gene encoding exodeoxyribonuclease VII small subunit, whose amino-acid sequence MAKDPEINRRVDQVEEIIDQLDTDDVSLEKGKELHKEGEALLNEIREQLNEDEGTILEIE is encoded by the coding sequence ATGGCGAAAGACCCAGAAATCAACCGTCGAGTCGACCAGGTCGAAGAGATCATCGACCAGCTCGATACGGATGACGTGTCGCTCGAGAAGGGTAAAGAATTACACAAAGAAGGAGAAGCTCTGTTGAACGAAATCCGTGAACAGCTCAACGAGGATGAGGGAACGATACTGGAGATTGAGTAG